TCGTGCCGATCAGCGAGCTCGGTCGCGCCGCAGGCGTGCCGACGCCGACGATCGACGCCGTCGTCGCCCTGGCCTCGGCGGTGAGCGGCGTCGACTACCGCGCGCGCGGCCGCACGTTGCGCCGCCTCGGCCTGGAAGGCAGGAGCGTGGCGGAGGTCCGCCGCTTCGTCAGGGAAGGGAGCTGGTGCGCATGAACCGTCGACCGAAACTGCTCGCCGCCGCGATCGGCGACTGCGTCCACGTCGCGGGCATCGCGAAGTTCTGCCACCTGGCCGAGGAAGTCGGGTACGGCACGGTGTTCCTCGGCCCGGCGGTCGACCCGGAGGACGTCGTGCGGAAGATCGTCGAGGAGCGGCCGGATATCGTCGGCGTCAGCTACCGCCTCACGCCGGAGGCCGGCGAGCGCGTCGTGCGACGCTTCATCGAGCTCGTCAAGGCGCGCGGCCTGGAGAGCCTGCGGTACTGGTTCGGCGGCACACCTCCAGTGGCGGAGCGCGTTCGCTCCCTCGGCTTCTTCGAGGCGGTCTTCGACGGCCGCGAGGGCGACCACGCCGTGATCGCGCGGCTGCGCGGGCGCGCGGGCGACGAGGAAGCGGCCGTCTATCCCGACCGTCTTGTCGACCGCATCGCGCAGCAGTACCCCTACCCGCTGATCCGGCACCACTACGGGGAGCCGTCCTTCGAGAAGACGCTCGAAGGGGTGCGGCAGCTTGCGGAGCGCAAGGTGCTCGACGTCATCTCGCTGGGCGTGGACCAGAACACGCAGGAGCACTTCTTCCGGCCCGACGAGATGGATCCGCTCCAGCACGGGGCCGGCGGCGTGCCCGTGCGCACGCCGGAGCAGTTCCGCCAGCTGTACCTGGCCTCGCGCCGCGGCAACCACCCGCTCATGCGGTCCTACAGCGGCACGCGCGACATGCTCAAGATGGCCGAGGTCCTGATCGAGACGATCCGCCTGGCCTGGGGCGCCATTCCCCTGACCTGGTACAGCCGGCTGGACGGCCGCAGCCAGGTGCCGCTTGCGGAGCACATCCGCGAGGCGCAGGAGACGATGCGCTTCCTCGCCGCGCACGACGTGCCCGTGGAGATGAACGAGTCGCACCACTGGAGCCTGCGCGACGCGCCGGACAGCGTGGCCGTGGCCATGGCCTTCCTCGCCGCGTACAACCCGAAGGCGTGCGGCGTGCGGCATTACGTCGCGCAGTACATGTTCAACACGCCGCCGGGCACGTCGTTCAAGATGGACCTGGCCAAGATGCTGGCCAAGATCGAGCTGATCGAGGGCCTTCAGGACGAGACCTTCACCGTGTTCCGGGAGACGCGCACGGGGCTCTCCAGCCTGCCGGCGGACCTCGACCTCGCGAAGGGCCACCTGGCGTCGTCCGTGTTTCTGCAGATGGCGCTGCGCCCGCACA
The Clostridia bacterium DNA segment above includes these coding regions:
- a CDS encoding cobalamin B12-binding domain-containing protein, with amino-acid sequence MNRRPKLLAAAIGDCVHVAGIAKFCHLAEEVGYGTVFLGPAVDPEDVVRKIVEERPDIVGVSYRLTPEAGERVVRRFIELVKARGLESLRYWFGGTPPVAERVRSLGFFEAVFDGREGDHAVIARLRGRAGDEEAAVYPDRLVDRIAQQYPYPLIRHHYGEPSFEKTLEGVRQLAERKVLDVISLGVDQNTQEHFFRPDEMDPLQHGAGGVPVRTPEQFRQLYLASRRGNHPLMRSYSGTRDMLKMAEVLIETIRLAWGAIPLTWYSRLDGRSQVPLAEHIREAQETMRFLAAHDVPVEMNESHHWSLRDAPDSVAVAMAFLAAYNPKACGVRHYVAQYMFNTPPGTSFKMDLAKMLAKIELIEGLQDETFTVFRETRTGLSSLPADLDLAKGHLASSVFLQMALRPHIVHVVAHVEADHAATPEDVEEAVKIARGAIKNALYGQPDMLRDPEVQARKEELVEEARLLLNAIREIAEPGVADPWSDPATIAKAVNVGLIDAAHLRNNPEARGEVRVKIVGGACRAVDPDTGRVLSEAERVRRILDRVRTGRAWASAV